Proteins from a genomic interval of Hornefia porci:
- a CDS encoding HAD-IA family hydrolase, whose amino-acid sequence MLFDYDGTVGDTNQLVIDSWQHTFMTIRGRRTDDELLYHTFGEPLRETMARFFPEHDLEDALRIYRDWQAAQDQNRWYLFPGMRQLIGELRRRGYRMGIVTSRTRDSLERALVYLGMEDTFSAIVTCDDTAVHKPEPEPALIGLEKLDVSANQALFVGDTHYDMGCAHNAGIEAVLVGWSRSMRPEDKVGIYRPDHEIKEAGELLEILEKC is encoded by the coding sequence GTGCTGTTTGACTACGATGGAACCGTCGGGGATACGAACCAGCTCGTAATCGATTCCTGGCAGCATACGTTTATGACAATTCGGGGCAGAAGGACGGATGACGAACTTTTGTATCACACTTTTGGAGAGCCGCTCAGAGAGACCATGGCCAGATTCTTTCCGGAGCATGATCTGGAGGACGCGCTGAGAATTTATCGCGACTGGCAGGCGGCGCAGGACCAGAACCGCTGGTATCTTTTCCCCGGAATGAGACAGCTGATCGGTGAGCTGAGGCGCCGCGGATACCGGATGGGAATCGTCACATCCAGAACGCGGGATTCACTGGAGCGGGCGCTGGTGTATCTGGGAATGGAGGATACTTTTTCGGCGATTGTAACCTGCGATGATACTGCGGTGCATAAACCGGAGCCTGAGCCGGCGCTGATCGGTCTGGAGAAACTGGATGTCAGCGCGAATCAGGCTTTGTTTGTAGGGGACACGCATTATGATATGGGATGCGCCCATAACGCCGGCATCGAGGCGGTGCTTGTGGGCTGGTCGCGGTCCATGCGCCCGGAAGACAAAGTGGGAATTTACAGACCGGATCACGAGATAAAAGAAGCCGGAGAGCTTTTGGAGATTCTGGAAAAATGCTGA
- a CDS encoding PD-(D/E)XK nuclease family protein produces MLNIYYGRESVNKEKFIYDRIAGSVPVVDSAPTPDAGSGSPGFSEDRRVLVIVPDQYTLEAERQAFRYLNVTGLVGLDVFSMSRLGHNILRELGGGRRTFIDKYGRQMLLTQIAREKDDELQVFKGNMAKNSFVELANDFISELKQYGVTPEGLRAVRDSVPEKTLLHRKLSDLSLIYGEYQKKIEGKYTDSEDYIDLYIDRIGRSGIVSGARIWVYGFDSFAPKSMKVLRGLMGAAEEVNIVLTGDKGCRDEELFSLTRTVMHRLIEAGKEVGCPLGELEKIGPEYTRPVGAPEGGSSGARAETAMLGTGDAPEGGSSGARAETAMLGTGDAPEGGPDFRRPAIAHLEHELYAPVPEAAEDSDGITICEAANIYNEAESAAAFILGLIREHGYRYRDIMVICNDQSGRAQVVSRVFREYGIDLFLDSKRGILNSNPAIFLVSMLQSVANRYRFTDVMRTLKTGFTSLTVDEVERLENYALKYRIRGTMWKKPFEKGGFEYGADGMAALEELREQAMEVFGGLEEIIAESRTVRDFLTGFFGYLTGPLGMEEKLREFMRLQEENDAADQAEETRQIFTMIIGLFDQIAELIGDEPFDAGDFIEIFTAGLKQIEIGVLPSSIDDLMMGTMQRTRSGQLKALVVLGANEGVLPAEAADEGLFSPEERQQLADDGHEICKVDQIRLQEERLAIYRNMSRPSEHLWIGYSTGDEEGRELRRSDIVDTLTGIFPSLEIRRDIINREDEEALVGGRISTLRHLVERMRLEQKGVRRAPVWAPVERWYREHLPEVMEQIDKDLSFENRTEALPPRYSSLLFKSENGGTRTLSPSRIETYARCPFAYYVTYGLEPEERRIFQVASREIGDIYHGCLMRITARLSREHAWETVTKEECRELVRRALAEETEGYRDGLFSLGNEERYKTRRIEDTCLKSLWVLVEHARSGEISSSRFEVGFGTGRPIRPVVVKVGSTEVCIEGRIDRLDRLPDDRLKIIDYKSGNLQLKQAEVRAGYRLQLMLYMKAAQGGVPRTDPAGEGPAQAEIRRPAGVFYFHIQDPRVDGSISGAPSGGGESEEERAERLEAELRKRFRLNGIMVDDPKVVREIAGEFEGTSSIAPVRITAGGLKGSPEGSLVSDEEFAELQEAVDEKVQEFVADMLEGVIDIHPMKTKDSTPCDYCGNRSICRFDLMFDGCAYNRVR; encoded by the coding sequence ATGCTGAATATTTATTACGGAAGAGAAAGTGTCAACAAAGAAAAATTCATCTATGACCGTATCGCGGGGTCTGTGCCGGTCGTGGACAGTGCACCAACCCCGGACGCCGGCTCCGGATCGCCCGGCTTCAGTGAGGATCGGCGGGTTCTGGTTATCGTTCCGGATCAGTACACTCTGGAGGCGGAGCGGCAGGCTTTTCGATATCTGAATGTGACCGGACTGGTGGGGCTGGATGTATTCAGCATGTCGCGGCTGGGCCACAATATTCTGCGGGAGTTGGGCGGAGGCCGGCGGACTTTTATCGACAAATACGGACGGCAGATGCTGCTGACGCAGATTGCCAGAGAAAAAGACGATGAGCTTCAGGTATTCAAAGGAAATATGGCGAAAAATTCCTTTGTGGAGCTGGCAAATGATTTCATTTCCGAACTGAAGCAGTATGGCGTTACTCCGGAAGGACTGCGTGCGGTGCGGGACAGCGTGCCGGAGAAAACGCTGCTGCACAGAAAACTGTCAGACCTTTCCCTTATCTATGGGGAATATCAGAAAAAAATAGAAGGAAAGTACACTGATTCAGAGGATTACATCGACCTGTATATTGACCGCATCGGACGGTCCGGAATCGTCAGCGGTGCACGGATCTGGGTGTACGGATTCGACAGCTTCGCTCCGAAATCCATGAAGGTGCTCCGGGGACTGATGGGAGCTGCGGAGGAAGTCAATATTGTTTTGACCGGTGACAAAGGCTGTCGGGATGAGGAACTTTTCTCCCTGACGCGAACAGTGATGCACAGACTGATTGAAGCAGGAAAGGAAGTCGGATGCCCCCTTGGAGAGCTGGAGAAAATCGGACCGGAATACACGCGCCCCGTCGGTGCTCCGGAGGGAGGCTCGTCGGGGGCGAGAGCGGAAACTGCAATGTTAGGAACGGGCGATGCTCCGGAGGGAGGCTCGTCGGGGGCGAGAGCGGAAACTGCAATGTTAGGAACGGGCGATGCTCCGGAGGGAGGCCCGGATTTTCGGCGGCCGGCAATCGCGCATCTGGAGCACGAACTGTATGCGCCGGTGCCCGAGGCGGCGGAAGACAGCGACGGAATTACCATTTGTGAGGCGGCAAATATATATAATGAGGCGGAATCGGCGGCAGCGTTTATTCTGGGACTTATTCGGGAGCACGGATACCGGTATCGCGATATCATGGTGATCTGCAACGACCAGAGCGGCAGGGCGCAGGTCGTTTCGCGCGTGTTCCGGGAGTACGGTATCGATCTGTTTCTGGACAGCAAGCGGGGCATTCTCAATTCCAATCCCGCGATATTTCTGGTCTCTATGCTTCAGTCGGTCGCGAACAGGTACCGTTTTACTGACGTGATGCGGACGCTGAAAACCGGATTCACGAGCCTGACCGTAGACGAGGTGGAGCGTCTGGAAAATTACGCGCTGAAATACCGCATCAGAGGAACGATGTGGAAAAAACCCTTTGAGAAGGGCGGGTTTGAATACGGCGCGGACGGTATGGCTGCGCTGGAGGAGCTGCGGGAGCAGGCGATGGAGGTCTTCGGAGGACTGGAGGAAATCATTGCCGAAAGCCGGACGGTGCGGGATTTCCTGACCGGATTTTTCGGATATCTGACCGGGCCGCTCGGGATGGAGGAAAAGCTGCGGGAGTTCATGCGGCTTCAGGAGGAGAACGATGCGGCCGATCAGGCAGAAGAGACGAGACAGATCTTCACCATGATTATCGGACTTTTCGATCAGATCGCAGAATTGATCGGCGATGAACCCTTTGACGCCGGAGACTTTATTGAAATTTTCACCGCGGGGCTGAAACAGATTGAAATCGGCGTTCTGCCGTCCTCCATCGATGATCTGATGATGGGAACTATGCAGCGGACGAGGAGCGGGCAGCTGAAAGCGCTGGTCGTTCTGGGCGCCAATGAGGGCGTGCTCCCGGCGGAGGCGGCCGACGAGGGACTTTTCTCGCCGGAGGAGCGGCAGCAGCTGGCGGATGACGGACACGAAATCTGCAAGGTGGATCAGATCCGACTTCAGGAGGAACGCCTCGCCATCTACCGCAACATGTCCAGACCGTCGGAGCATCTGTGGATCGGATATTCCACCGGCGACGAAGAGGGTCGGGAACTCAGGAGATCCGATATCGTCGATACTTTGACGGGTATTTTTCCGTCCCTCGAAATTCGCCGCGATATCATCAACCGCGAGGATGAGGAGGCGCTGGTCGGAGGGCGCATCAGCACACTGCGGCATCTTGTGGAGAGGATGCGTCTGGAACAAAAAGGAGTACGCCGTGCTCCCGTATGGGCTCCGGTGGAAAGATGGTACCGGGAGCATTTACCGGAGGTGATGGAGCAGATCGACAAAGATCTGTCCTTTGAAAACCGGACAGAAGCCCTTCCGCCCCGTTACAGCAGCCTGCTGTTCAAGAGCGAAAACGGCGGAACCCGCACTTTGTCGCCGTCGAGAATTGAAACCTACGCCAGATGTCCCTTCGCATATTATGTCACCTATGGATTGGAGCCGGAGGAGCGGCGGATTTTCCAGGTGGCAAGCCGGGAGATCGGAGATATTTATCACGGATGTCTGATGCGGATTACCGCGCGGCTGTCCCGGGAGCACGCCTGGGAGACGGTAACAAAGGAAGAATGCCGCGAGCTGGTCCGAAGGGCTCTTGCGGAGGAGACTGAGGGGTATCGCGACGGCCTGTTTTCCCTGGGGAACGAGGAGCGGTACAAAACACGCCGTATTGAGGATACCTGCCTGAAGTCTCTGTGGGTTCTGGTGGAGCACGCCCGGTCCGGAGAAATCAGCAGCAGCCGTTTTGAGGTCGGATTCGGAACCGGAAGACCGATACGTCCAGTCGTGGTAAAGGTCGGGAGCACGGAGGTGTGCATTGAGGGCCGGATCGACCGCCTGGACCGTCTGCCGGACGATCGGCTGAAAATCATCGATTACAAGTCGGGAAACCTCCAGCTGAAGCAGGCGGAGGTCCGGGCAGGCTATCGACTCCAGCTGATGCTGTATATGAAGGCGGCGCAGGGCGGGGTGCCGCGGACAGACCCGGCGGGTGAAGGACCGGCGCAGGCGGAAATCCGCAGACCGGCCGGGGTCTTCTATTTTCATATCCAGGATCCCAGGGTCGACGGGAGCATCTCGGGAGCACCGAGCGGAGGCGGTGAGTCTGAGGAGGAGCGTGCGGAGCGACTGGAGGCGGAGCTCCGGAAACGCTTCAGACTGAACGGAATTATGGTGGATGATCCGAAGGTCGTGAGGGAGATTGCCGGAGAATTCGAGGGCACCTCGAGCATCGCGCCTGTCCGTATTACTGCCGGCGGACTGAAGGGATCGCCGGAGGGCTCGCTGGTCAGCGACGAGGAGTTCGCGGAGCTGCAGGAGGCAGTGGACGAGAAGGTGCAGGAATTTGTCGCGGACATGCTGGAGGGCGTCATCGATATCCATCCGATGAAAACAAAGGACAGCACTCCCTGCGATTACTGCGGGAACCGGAGCATCTGCCGGTTCGATCTGATGTTCGACGGCTGCGCCTACAATCGGGTCCGTTGA
- a CDS encoding TetR/AcrR family transcriptional regulator has translation MPKGLQSRGIARRNRMLHAAIRLFLQNGYERTTTSSIAKGAGMAPSSFFAAFASKEELLLVLVKIMFAGQFESAEQMKGATEDDPVLLYAVETALQMYITELSEPLRDLYVTGYSLPSTSEYIYSSTAKRLPHIFGQYMPDAQEKDFYEMDIASAGMMRAYMARPCDFYFTVENKISRFLESSLTLYAVPKEKQRRVIERVLEMNLKTAAEKIITGMAQKAEDGIDLIEE, from the coding sequence GTGCCGAAGGGACTTCAATCAAGGGGAATTGCGCGCAGAAACAGAATGCTGCACGCGGCTATCAGACTTTTTCTGCAAAACGGATATGAGAGGACGACGACATCATCTATCGCTAAAGGAGCCGGGATGGCGCCATCGTCGTTTTTTGCGGCGTTTGCGAGCAAGGAGGAACTCCTGCTGGTGCTCGTGAAAATAATGTTCGCAGGGCAGTTTGAAAGCGCAGAGCAGATGAAGGGAGCGACAGAGGATGATCCTGTACTGCTGTATGCCGTGGAGACGGCTTTGCAGATGTATATCACGGAGCTGTCCGAGCCGCTGCGCGATCTGTACGTTACAGGCTACTCCCTGCCCTCGACGTCTGAATACATTTACAGCAGCACGGCCAAACGGCTTCCGCATATTTTCGGGCAGTACATGCCGGATGCGCAGGAAAAGGATTTTTATGAGATGGATATCGCCTCGGCGGGCATGATGCGGGCTTATATGGCCAGACCCTGCGATTTTTATTTTACCGTGGAGAACAAAATATCGCGCTTCCTTGAAAGTTCTCTGACGCTGTACGCTGTTCCGAAGGAGAAACAGCGCCGAGTGATTGAACGTGTACTGGAGATGAATCTGAAGACCGCCGCAGAAAAGATAATCACCGGCATGGCGCAGAAGGCCGAGGATGGCATAGACCTGATAGAGGAGTAA
- a CDS encoding aspartate carbamoyltransferase regulatory subunit codes for MNIDGVNTGVVLDHIKAGKSMQIYELMRLDKLKCCVAIIQNADSAKYGKKDIIKVDGDLNLDFDILGYIDSNITVNIVENGRLEKKVHLDLPETLTNVIKCKNPRCITSIEQEIPHKFRLVDRDKKVYRCIYCDAEYTE; via the coding sequence ATGAATATCGATGGAGTAAACACCGGCGTCGTACTGGATCACATCAAGGCAGGAAAAAGCATGCAGATCTATGAGCTCATGCGGCTCGACAAGCTGAAATGCTGCGTTGCCATCATCCAGAACGCGGACAGCGCGAAATACGGAAAAAAGGATATCATCAAGGTAGACGGCGACCTGAACCTGGATTTTGACATTCTGGGATATATCGACAGCAACATCACCGTCAACATCGTCGAGAACGGCCGCCTGGAGAAAAAGGTCCACCTGGACCTGCCCGAGACGCTGACCAATGTCATCAAATGCAAGAATCCCCGCTGCATCACATCAATCGAGCAGGAGATTCCCCACAAATTCCGTCTCGTCGATCGGGACAAAAAAGTATACCGCTGCATCTACTGCGACGCGGAATACACCGAATAG
- the pyrB gene encoding aspartate carbamoyltransferase, with the protein MSEIRNLINITDFSVEEIDHLIEVADDIIAQPEKYQDICAHKKLATLFFEPSTRTRLSFTAAMMELGGNVLGFDDASTSSTKKGESVSDTVIMAGCYADIIAMRHPKEGAPVIAATKTTVPIINAGDGGHFHPTQTLTDLLTISRKKGGLGNFTIGLCGDLKFGRTVHSLIEALMRYENVKFALISPEELQLPDYVKENMDRAGAEWVEYRKLEDAMPELDILYMTRVQKERFFNEEDYVRLKDSFILNLELLEPAKKDLIIMHPLPRVNEISVEVDNDPRACYFYQALCGKYIRMALILYLLGIK; encoded by the coding sequence ATGAGCGAAATTCGCAACCTGATTAACATCACGGACTTTTCGGTGGAGGAGATCGATCACCTGATCGAGGTCGCCGATGATATCATCGCACAGCCGGAGAAATACCAGGATATCTGCGCCCACAAAAAACTGGCCACACTGTTCTTTGAGCCGAGCACCAGAACGCGTCTGAGCTTCACCGCGGCCATGATGGAGCTGGGCGGAAACGTACTGGGCTTCGACGACGCCAGCACCAGTTCCACCAAGAAGGGAGAAAGTGTCAGCGATACAGTCATCATGGCAGGCTGCTATGCGGACATCATCGCCATGCGGCACCCCAAGGAGGGCGCTCCGGTCATTGCCGCGACAAAAACAACTGTTCCGATTATCAACGCGGGCGACGGCGGACATTTCCACCCGACTCAGACCCTGACCGACCTCCTGACCATCAGCCGGAAAAAGGGCGGCCTCGGGAATTTCACCATCGGCCTCTGCGGCGACCTGAAATTCGGCCGCACGGTCCACTCTCTGATTGAGGCTCTGATGCGCTATGAAAATGTGAAATTCGCCCTGATTTCACCTGAAGAACTGCAGCTTCCCGACTACGTGAAGGAAAACATGGACCGGGCCGGCGCCGAGTGGGTGGAATACCGCAAGCTGGAGGACGCCATGCCGGAGCTGGATATTCTGTACATGACCCGCGTCCAGAAGGAGCGTTTCTTCAACGAAGAAGACTACGTCAGGCTGAAGGACAGCTTCATTCTGAATCTGGAGCTTCTGGAGCCTGCCAAGAAGGATCTGATCATCATGCATCCGCTGCCCCGTGTCAATGAAATTTCCGTAGAGGTGGACAATGATCCCCGGGCCTGCTATTTCTACCAGGCGCTCTGCGGCAAATACATCCGAATGGCACTGATTCTTTATCTTCTGGGCATCAAATAG
- the pyrE gene encoding orotate phosphoribosyltransferase: protein MSKQEIARGLLSIGAVFLRPEEPFTWASGIQSPIYCDNRLTLTAPDVRIKVEQGLVRIIQECYPDCRLVMGTSTAGIAHAAIVGHLMNLPMGYVRGSRKDHGRTNQIEGKLVPGEKTVVIEDLISTAGSCCETVEILREAGAEVLGVASIFTYGMQKGLDRLAEHNTENHSLCDLDTLVEVAVEAGYIKPEDKNKILRFRENPSDGGWMKED from the coding sequence ATGAGTAAGCAAGAAATCGCACGGGGACTGCTGTCCATCGGAGCTGTTTTTCTGCGGCCGGAGGAGCCCTTCACCTGGGCCAGCGGCATTCAGAGCCCCATCTACTGTGACAACAGGCTGACGCTGACCGCGCCGGACGTGCGGATTAAGGTCGAGCAGGGTCTGGTCCGCATCATTCAGGAATGCTACCCTGACTGCCGGCTGGTCATGGGAACCAGCACCGCAGGCATCGCCCACGCAGCAATCGTCGGCCACCTGATGAATCTTCCCATGGGTTACGTCCGGGGCAGCCGTAAGGATCACGGCCGCACCAACCAGATTGAAGGAAAGCTCGTTCCCGGAGAAAAAACTGTCGTCATCGAGGACCTGATTTCCACTGCCGGCTCCTGCTGCGAAACCGTCGAGATCCTCAGAGAAGCCGGTGCGGAGGTCCTGGGCGTTGCCAGCATCTTCACCTACGGCATGCAGAAGGGCCTCGACCGCCTGGCGGAGCACAACACAGAAAATCATAGTCTCTGCGACCTGGACACGCTGGTTGAAGTGGCTGTGGAAGCCGGATATATCAAGCCGGAGGACAAAAATAAAATACTGCGTTTCAGAGAAAATCCGTCTGACGGCGGATGGATGAAGGAGGACTGA
- the pyrF gene encoding orotidine-5'-phosphate decarboxylase: MAKDVIIACDFPGKAETLAFLDRFTGRKPFVKIGMELFYAEGPDIVREIKARGHKIFLDLKLHDIPNTVEKAMASLARLDVDMTNVHAAGTIEMMKAARRGLTRPDGSRPILIAVTQLTSTSQSAMEQDLMIHAPIAEVVTQYARNTREAGLDGVVCSPLEAGVIHEACGEDFLTVTPGIRFAGAAADDQSRITTPARAREIGSDYIVVGRPVTKAEDPVAAYERCLTDFLG; the protein is encoded by the coding sequence ATGGCCAAAGACGTCATCATCGCCTGCGATTTTCCGGGCAAAGCAGAAACCCTGGCTTTCCTGGACCGGTTCACCGGCCGGAAGCCCTTTGTTAAAATCGGCATGGAACTGTTTTACGCTGAAGGTCCCGACATCGTGCGGGAGATTAAGGCGCGGGGGCACAAAATCTTCCTCGACCTGAAGCTCCACGATATCCCGAACACGGTGGAGAAGGCGATGGCCTCGCTGGCCCGCCTGGATGTGGACATGACCAACGTCCACGCGGCCGGCACCATTGAAATGATGAAGGCCGCCCGCAGAGGCCTCACCCGTCCGGACGGCAGCCGTCCGATTCTGATCGCCGTCACCCAGCTGACCTCCACCAGCCAGAGCGCGATGGAACAGGATCTGATGATCCACGCGCCTATCGCGGAGGTGGTCACACAGTACGCCCGGAACACCAGAGAGGCCGGACTGGACGGCGTGGTCTGCTCACCCCTTGAGGCCGGCGTGATCCACGAGGCATGCGGTGAAGACTTTCTGACCGTAACCCCGGGCATCCGTTTCGCCGGAGCCGCCGCAGACGACCAGTCCAGAATTACCACTCCCGCCAGAGCGAGGGAAATCGGAAGCGACTACATCGTCGTAGGCCGCCCCGTCACCAAAGCGGAGGATCCTGTCGCCGCCTACGAGCGGTGCCTGACGGATTTCCTCGGCTGA
- a CDS encoding dihydroorotate dehydrogenase has product MVNTQVHLCGLTLDNPVIPASGTFGYGREFAELYDLDILGSISFKGTTPEERGGNPLPRIAECPQGMLNSVGLQNPGLEEVCTRELKELAKIYHKPVIANISGFSVEDYVTCARAMDREEQVGIIEVNISCPNVHNGGMAFGTDPASAAQVTKAVRRVTDKPVFMKLSPNVTDIAEIARACEASGADGLSLINTLLGMRIDIQRRRPVLANKMGGYSGPAIFPVAVRMVYQAARAVRIPIIGMGGVSTAEDVIEMMMAGATAVQVGAANLVDPFACPDIIETLPAVMEKLNIRNLEEIIGVIE; this is encoded by the coding sequence ATGGTAAACACACAGGTTCATCTTTGTGGCCTCACCCTGGACAACCCTGTCATCCCCGCCAGCGGCACCTTCGGCTACGGCAGGGAATTCGCGGAGCTCTACGACCTGGATATCCTGGGTTCCATCTCATTCAAGGGCACGACGCCGGAGGAACGGGGCGGTAATCCCCTCCCCCGCATCGCGGAATGCCCGCAGGGAATGCTGAATTCCGTAGGACTGCAGAACCCCGGGCTGGAGGAGGTCTGCACCCGCGAGCTGAAGGAGCTTGCGAAAATCTATCACAAGCCTGTCATCGCCAACATCAGCGGATTCTCCGTCGAGGATTACGTGACCTGCGCGAGAGCCATGGACCGGGAGGAGCAGGTGGGTATCATCGAGGTCAATATCAGCTGTCCCAACGTTCATAACGGCGGAATGGCTTTCGGAACGGATCCCGCTTCCGCGGCCCAGGTTACAAAGGCGGTCCGGCGCGTCACGGACAAACCGGTGTTCATGAAGCTGTCACCGAACGTCACCGACATCGCCGAAATCGCCCGCGCCTGCGAAGCGTCCGGCGCGGACGGTCTGTCGCTGATTAACACCCTTCTGGGAATGCGTATCGACATTCAGCGCCGGCGACCGGTGCTGGCCAATAAAATGGGGGGCTATTCCGGACCGGCTATCTTCCCGGTGGCGGTCCGCATGGTGTATCAGGCGGCGCGGGCAGTCAGGATCCCGATTATCGGGATGGGCGGCGTCTCCACGGCAGAGGATGTCATTGAAATGATGATGGCCGGCGCCACGGCGGTGCAGGTGGGCGCCGCGAACCTGGTGGATCCGTTCGCCTGCCCCGACATCATCGAGACCCTCCCTGCCGTGATGGAAAAGCTGAATATCAGAAATCTTGAAGAAATAATAGGAGTGATTGAATAA
- a CDS encoding dihydroorotate dehydrogenase electron transfer subunit: MKQQYLTVRSVNEIQKNIYKMKLSGNCTEISAPGQFINIRLAGFYLRRPISIASWDAASLTIVFRTVGAGTEALSRVEPGTSLDVLMPLGNGFDLTKGGSSPLLIGGGIGLPPVYGLARAMVQEGMTPRVIAGFNTKNDVILTKDFNFLGIEPVITTMDGSEGLRGTVTDAAADADTGYVYACGPEPMLKAVYDICGDGQFSFEARMACGFGACMGCSCKTKYGYKRICTDGPVLQKEEIIW; this comes from the coding sequence ATGAAGCAGCAATATCTGACCGTCCGATCGGTCAACGAAATCCAGAAAAATATATATAAGATGAAGCTTTCCGGCAACTGCACGGAAATTTCCGCCCCCGGACAGTTCATTAACATCCGCCTCGCGGGCTTTTACCTGCGGCGGCCGATTTCCATCGCCAGCTGGGACGCCGCCAGCCTCACCATCGTCTTCCGGACGGTGGGTGCCGGAACAGAGGCTCTTTCCCGCGTCGAGCCGGGCACATCGCTGGACGTGCTGATGCCTCTGGGTAACGGTTTCGACCTTACAAAGGGCGGCAGCAGTCCCCTCCTCATCGGAGGCGGCATCGGACTTCCGCCGGTCTACGGGCTGGCCCGCGCCATGGTGCAGGAGGGCATGACGCCCCGGGTCATCGCCGGGTTCAACACAAAGAATGATGTGATTCTGACAAAGGACTTCAACTTCCTGGGCATTGAACCGGTCATCACCACGATGGACGGAAGCGAAGGACTGCGGGGCACAGTCACAGATGCCGCCGCGGACGCCGATACCGGCTACGTCTACGCATGCGGTCCGGAGCCGATGCTGAAAGCAGTTTACGACATCTGCGGCGACGGACAGTTCAGCTTCGAAGCCCGCATGGCCTGCGGCTTCGGCGCCTGCATGGGCTGCAGCTGCAAAACGAAATACGGATACAAGCGGATCTGCACAGACGGTCCGGTTCTGCAAAAGGAGGAGATCATATGGTAA
- a CDS encoding dihydroorotase, with amino-acid sequence MAILLTNGNVYCDRGFQRTDLLISEGRSFVFEKPGLRHADRTIDCKGKLIIPGLADVHVHFREPGFSYKETIRTGSAAAAAGGYTCVCTMPNLNPAPSTKEGLQVQLNLIRRDSLIDIVPYGAITAEQDGRSRLSDMESLAPFVCAFTDDGRGVQSGARMEEAMRLAKSLHRMIVAHCEDESLLGGRAIHDGVYAKKLGVRGISSESEWRQVERDVELAAKTGCAYHVCHISTKETVEIIRQAKKSGVDVSCETGPHYLVLCDEELQDLGRFKMNPPIRSADDRDALREGLADGTIDMIATDHAPHSAEEKSRGILDSAFGVVGLETAFPVLYSRLVRQDGLITTEKLIDLMALAPRQRFPLPGGPITDGARADVTVIDPEASFVINPADFRSKGKATPFEGWEVQGKVLMTFRAGTPVYEVEQ; translated from the coding sequence ATGGCAATTCTGCTGACGAACGGCAACGTATACTGTGACAGAGGTTTTCAGAGGACGGACCTTCTCATTTCAGAAGGACGGTCATTCGTTTTTGAAAAACCCGGCCTCCGTCACGCAGACCGTACAATCGACTGTAAAGGCAAGCTCATTATTCCCGGCTTAGCGGATGTACACGTACATTTCCGTGAACCCGGGTTTTCTTATAAAGAGACCATACGCACAGGCTCCGCGGCGGCAGCTGCCGGAGGCTATACCTGCGTCTGCACCATGCCGAATCTGAATCCGGCGCCTTCAACAAAGGAAGGTCTGCAGGTCCAGCTGAACCTGATCCGCAGGGATTCACTCATCGACATTGTTCCCTACGGAGCCATCACCGCTGAGCAGGACGGCCGCAGCCGTCTGTCCGACATGGAGTCACTGGCTCCCTTCGTCTGCGCCTTCACCGATGACGGCAGGGGGGTGCAGTCGGGTGCACGGATGGAGGAGGCCATGCGGCTGGCGAAGTCTCTGCATCGCATGATCGTCGCCCACTGCGAGGACGAGAGCCTGCTGGGCGGACGCGCGATCCACGACGGCGTCTATGCGAAGAAACTAGGCGTTCGCGGAATTTCTTCGGAGAGTGAATGGCGGCAGGTGGAACGGGACGTGGAGCTTGCGGCGAAGACCGGCTGCGCTTATCATGTCTGCCATATTTCCACAAAGGAAACCGTGGAAATTATCCGGCAGGCAAAGAAAAGCGGCGTGGACGTGAGCTGTGAGACCGGTCCTCACTATCTGGTTCTCTGCGATGAGGAGCTGCAGGATCTCGGACGGTTCAAAATGAATCCGCCGATCCGGAGTGCGGACGACCGGGACGCTCTGCGGGAGGGTCTCGCGGATGGCACCATTGACATGATCGCCACCGACCACGCTCCCCACAGCGCAGAAGAGAAATCCCGGGGAATCCTGGACAGCGCCTTCGGCGTCGTCGGACTGGAAACCGCTTTTCCCGTCCTGTACAGCCGGCTCGTGCGGCAGGACGGACTCATTACAACAGAAAAATTAATCGATCTGATGGCTCTCGCGCCGAGGCAGCGCTTCCCCCTCCCGGGCGGTCCCATCACAGACGGCGCCCGCGCGGATGTGACTGTCATCGACCCGGAGGCTTCCTTTGTGATAAACCCGGCAGACTTCCGGAGCAAAGGAAAAGCCACGCCGTTTGAGGGCTGGGAGGTTCAGGGGAAGGTTCTGATGACCTTCCGCGCCGGAACGCCGGTATATGAGGTAGAACAATGA